The sequence below is a genomic window from Babesia bigemina genome assembly Bbig001, chromosome : II.
ACCATGGCCATGAAGCGCGGATTGACGAGGTCGCTGCATTCACAGACAGCGAAGAACCTCTACAAACTCACGTGCGTCCCCCCAATCACAATAGACGCGAGCTCCACGTGCAGCATATGCCAGGAGCCGATCAAGCTGGGAATGTCGATCGCCATACCGCCGCCGAGCCAGAGCGACGCTACGCAGCAGCAGGGCGGCAAGCAACCGATGCTCATGCATGAACAGTGCGCGAAAAACGTGCACGACAAGTGATTCCGCAAACTGCTGTCTTAGTCAATGGTGGTATGGCCCCTAGGTGTCTGTCTTCTCAGCGATCACACACGTGACCGAAGCGAAACGATATGTGTGATCGGTGCTTTCAGACCTTCAATCCCCGCGTTAGCTACATCTAAATATGCTATAGAACTATAATAATCAGCCTTCCAGCATTTCAAAGCGGAATAGCTATCACATAACGAGTCGTAAACGACATCGGCAGCGCAGCTCATACATCGCAGCAAAAGACCAAGCGTTGGCCATGAACTCCGGAATAACCGACTTTGTTATGCAGCACAAGTTTAGCGCCCGGAAACATGTTAGTAATGTCTGGATGCACCCCATGGATTCCATGCAATCGCTCGTAATAGACGCGCGCGCATTCAGCGAAAATCAAGCAGCGTGATGCCATAGACATATTCAGGGCCCAGATAGCTCCTGGAATTCCATATTTAGCCTTTCATGTAGAGCCCAGAAGATGGCGGCCGCGACAGAGAACACACTCAACGTCGGCGACGTCGTCATGGTATACGGCGTCCGGGGCACAGTCCAGCACGTCGGACCGCGGGAGTACGTAAACAAGGGGGACGGagatgtgctccaccagATCATCGCGGTGAAGACGGACAAACCGCTTCGCGTGACGACGAATCCCGAGGAGCAGCTCAaatgcggcggcgatgaatACGTGGCCTGCGTCCCCGCCGGCTCGGTGAAGCATTACAACGGTGAGCGTTGCCGTTGCATGCTGCCATAAACCGCGCAGAGCAGGAAGCGGCCGCGACGCGTATCCAGGCGTTTTTCCGaagggcgatgtgcagGATCAAGTACGTGCGGGAGGCGGCCTTCCTTTTCTGGGACCACATGGAAAACCTGCAGGAGCAGCGTACGCTGGCCAGCAAAAGGTAGCATGCGCAACCGGTGCCAGACATCGTCGTACAGAGATGTGTACATACCTATTCTGAACCACATCAAGAGCAAGCACGAgcaggcggcggcggcagatCAGACCAACGCGCCGCAGAAACGCTTCTCAAACGGTTTCGAGGAGATCAAGTGCCAAAACTACCAGGAGACCTCCTACAATGGGCCCAAGCTCGGGAAACAGGTGACCACCAAGTTCGCCAACGAGTTGCTGGACGCGTACAAGTCCGGCCAGGTGGTAAGCGTGTGATCACGTGTACGCAAGCATTTGTCAGACGAAACTCCCGATCGACTACGCCCAGCGCATCCTGGTTGACATGCTCAACTGGTACCGCAGCAATGACAAGGGTGCCGTCAACCATGTAGAGGTCCCATCGCACGAGAATGGGAACCTCATCGTTGTGGGCGACCTGCACGGCCAGCTCAACGATTTCCTGTGGATACTGTACAAATTCGGTCCCCCGTCCAGCAGGAACGTCTACGTGTTCAACGGGGATATAGCTGACCGTGGCATGAACGCCACCAACATCTTCCTGCTGTTGTTCGCGTTCAAACTCGCCGATCCGGGGTCGGTTATCATCAACCGCGGGAACCACGAGTCGGAGGACATGAACGAGGCGTACGGCTTTGCCAGGGAGGTCCGCCAGAAATACGACGGACACATCTACAACCTGTTCCAGCGGATTTTCTGGGAACTGCCGCTGACGATTGTTATAGAGAAGCGCATTATTGTGATCCACGGAGGGCTCTTCAGGTACGACGGAGTCACGCTGGACGTCATCAACAAGGTCAACCGCAAACGCATGTGCCCCGCGTCGCCGGACACCTTCGATGACAGCATCGTGTTCGACATGCTTTGGTCGGACCCGCAGGACAAGGAGGGCAGGTCGGCGAGCACCAGGGGGGCGGACTGCATCAGGTTCGGGCCGGATGTGACGGCTGCCTTCCTGGACCTCAACAAGCTGGAGGTCTGCATCAGGTCGCACCAGGTGCCCAGCACCCTGAAGGGTATAGAGACGTCGCACAACGGAAGATGCGTGACGCTGTTCTCGGCGTCAAACTACTGCCAGACCACCGGAAATACCGGCGCTATCGTGAGTTCCCGATGCGTGTGCACTCATGGCGCAACAGCTCATTTTCACCAAGGGGCTGCACTTCGAGGTCAAGGAGTACATGTCGCCATCCCTGGAGGCCATCAACACGCTCGCCAACAACaccaacaccgtcaccaaCAAGGTCATTGACGCCGCCCTCTCGGTGGAAATGGAGAAGGAAACGCAGTACCTCACCAGGCACACCTCCGAGAAGATGCTCAACGACATCCTGCTCAAGATCGCCGACATTGTCTGTGAGAATAAGCAGGCGCTCTGGCTGCACTGCTACAAGTACGACACGGCTAAGAACGGTATGGTGGACCCGCAGCCCTGGACGGACGGCCTCTCGGAGCTGGTGGGCATCAAAATACCGAGGCTCTTCTCCATATGGCTGCTGAAGGCCCTGGACAAGAACACCGGCAAGGTGCCGTACAACGACGTGCTGAAGCGGTTCCACATCGGATACGAGCCCGTTGGCCACAGCCACAAGAACATCGAGAGGGAGTGCATCGCCCACATCTTTGACACCATGATCAAGTCGGACCTCAGCCTCAAGGAGATCCTCATGGTGTTCGACCGCAACCTCGACGGCGTGGTGTCGTACGCCGAGCTGGACGAGGCCATTAGGAAGCTCAACGTGGGGCTGTCCAACCCGCAGATCAAGATTCTCATGCGGACGATTCTGAGTAGTTGCATCGACAACGAGGGCGGCAGGGCCGACATCGTCGAGTTCCTCAGCAAGCTCAAGGTCATCTACTCGGCGTCTACCAGGTACAAGGTCAAGGAGGACTGGATGGAGGCTGCGCTGCCCGCAATCGGTAGGGTGATCCTCTCCGACAGGACGGAGGCGGCCGCCAGGTACTACAACCCCAACTACGACCCCAGCGCAGCGGCGGCAGGTGCCAGCAGAGACGAGACGTCCAGAAGGCGGTCGTCCGCAATCCGGGCCGTGGCGCTCTTCCAGAAGTTCCAGGACTACGACAAAATCGGAGGCGGGCTGCTGTCGTACTCGGACTTCGCCGAAGCCATCAAGAAGCTCGACCTCAGCAAGGCGGAGCAGGAGCTGGGCTTCAAGATCACCGATCAGCACCTGTTCGAAATCGCCCACATGATCGACGTGACCAACACCAACAAGATCAACTACCTCGAGTTCCTGCAGGCCTTCTACGTGGTGGACCAGAACAAGTACTCCGTGGTGAACGAGGTAGGTGGCGCACAACGCTGGACACACGTTCGCAGATGTGGGACCACATTTGCAGCACGCTGTACAAGCACCGAAGCAGCCTCAGGCACGCCTTCCACTCCTACGACGCGGCCCACAACGGCAGTGTCTACATCCACGAGTTCAAGGAGGTGCTCTACGCAATGTACGAAACGCTCGGATACACAGAGTATGTTGAAAATAAAAGTCGCACACGGCTCGCAGGGCGCCCTTCACGTTCGAGCAAACTGAAATTCTCGTCGAGTGCATCGACACCAACGACGAGGGTATGATCATGTACAACGAGTTCCTGGAGTCCTTCCACCCACAATACACCATCAGCACGCCATAAATTCGCGAAAATGCGACCTGTAATATTAGTGTTCACTACCCAAGAGACGGCGACCCACACCACACGGCCGCCCAGCGCTGCTCGCGCCACTCACAGACATGGCAGGCCGATCCGAGAAAAAGCGCTCCCATAGGCAGAAAACCGCGGGGTTCGTCTACTCCCTCATAGCCATCATTTGCGAGGTACGTTAGTAGCCAGAGTGGCGCCGAGCAGCCCTCGGCGCTACACACACTGTCAGTACCCGGCCATATTCGCTTTTCAGGGTCTGTGGATCATGCGCAACGTGATTTACCCATCGGATGCAGTGAAGGCGGAATTCAGCACGCTCGCCTGGAGGGTAGCGCTCATTACTGTCTCCTACGTAGTCAGTGTCTACATCATCTACGACAGCATCAGGGTCGGCGTGTCTTTCAGCCTGTCTAACGACCTATTCTGTCTGACGACGGCGGTCTGTGTGCTCAGCTTCTTCGTGAACTGGGCTTTCAAGCTGTTCTACATCGTCCCGCTTTACTTCCTGTACAAAATCGGTGCCTTCGTGGTCGGATGGGCGCTGACCCCCGAACCTGAGGTTGAAGCGAGCTCGAAGCGGGCCGAAAAGTTGAAACGGAAGTACAAAGTCATCAGGTCGTGAAGCGCTCGCCCGATGGAGGTCGTTGAGGACGTCGAGGTGAAACAGCCTACTGCCAGCACGCCGGCTGCCGGGTCCGAGGAGTCCCATATCAGCGCCAAGCTTCAGGGCACGGAGCTGTACAAGAAAGGCGATCTGGATGGAGCCATTGATGCATGGTTCCAGGGATTGCGAGCTTTGCAGTTCATCCTCAACAAAAAGGAGGAGTTCCACCGCGACGCGGCGTCCGACGAGGACATGCAGAAAAAATGGGACTTCTTCGTGACATCGTACGTTCAGCTCTCCTCTAACATGTcgctggcgctgctgaagaaggGGGACTATGCGGGGTGCATAAAGTACTGCAACGACGCACTGCAGTATGACAAAGGCAACCTGAAGGCGTTCCTCAGGCTCACGCAGGCCAATGTCGAGCTCGGGCAGTTCAACAAGGCCATCCAGCATTGCAACGAGGCTCTGCAGATTCACCCAGAAAACGCGGAGCTGAAAATGCTCAAGAAGAAGGTCCTCGCGCAGGCGGCGGCT
It includes:
- a CDS encoding serine/threonin protein phosphatase, putative, which produces MAAATENTLNVGDVVMVYGVRGTVQHVGPREYVNKGDGDVLHQIIAVKTDKPLRVTTNPEEQLKCGGDEYVACVPAGSVKHYNEQEAAATRIQAFFRRAMCRIKYVREAAFLFWDHMENLQEQRTLASKRDVYIPILNHIKSKHEQAAAADQTNAPQKRFSNGFEEIKCQNYQETSYNGPKLGKQVTTKFANELLDAYKSGQVTKLPIDYAQRILVDMLNWYRSNDKGAVNHVEVPSHENGNLIVVGDLHGQLNDFLWILYKFGPPSSRNVYVFNGDIADRGMNATNIFLLLFAFKLADPGSVIINRGNHESEDMNEAYGFAREVRQKYDGHIYNLFQRIFWELPLTIVIEKRIIVIHGGLFRYDGVTLDVINKVNRKRMCPASPDTFDDSIVFDMLWSDPQDKEGRSASTRGADCIRFGPDVTAAFLDLNKLEVCIRSHQVPSTLKGIETSHNGRCVTLFSASNYCQTTGNTGAILIFTKGLHFEVKEYMSPSLEAINTLANNTNTVTNKVIDAALSVEMEKETQYLTRHTSEKMLNDILLKIADIVCENKQALWLHCYKYDTAKNGMVDPQPWTDGLSELVGIKIPRLFSIWLLKALDKNTGKVPYNDVLKRFHIGYEPVGHSHKNIERECIAHIFDTMIKSDLSLKEILMVFDRNLDGVVSYAELDEAIRKLNVGLSNPQIKILMRTILSSCIDNEGGRADIVEFLSKLKVIYSASTRYKVKEDWMEAALPAIGRVILSDRTEAAARYYNPNYDPSAAAAGASRDETSRRRSSAIRAVALFQKFQDYDKIGGGLLSYSDFAEAIKKLDLSKAEQELGFKITDQHLFEIAHMIDVTNTNKINYLEFLQAFYVVDQNKYSVVNEMWDHICSTLYKHRSSLRHAFHSYDAAHNGSVYIHEFKEVLYAMYETLGYTEAPFTFEQTEILVECIDTNDEGMIMYNEFLESFHPQYTISTP
- a CDS encoding tetratricopeptide repeat containing domain protein, putative; the encoded protein is MAGRSEKKRSHRQKTAGFVYSLIAIICEGLWIMRNVIYPSDAVKAEFSTLAWRVALITVSYVVSVYIIYDSIRVGVSFSLSNDLFCLTTAVCVLSFFVNWAFKLFYIVPLYFLYKIGAFVVGWALTPEPEVEASSKRAEKLKRKYKVISARPMEVVEDVEVKQPTASTPAAGSEESHISAKLQGTELYKKGDLDGAIDAWFQGLRALQFILNKKEEFHRDAASDEDMQKKWDFFVTSYVQLSSNMSLALLKKGDYAGCIKYCNDALQYDKGNLKAFLRLTQANVELGQFNKAIQHCNEALQIHPENAELKMLKKKVLAQAAAHDRLQRPIMKGIFQRMETDPRSLSGPKESLVSKALSKAAGIAWKVAHPVLRFLGRYVKAVLIDYVVKPFKAAQNL